In Bradysia coprophila strain Holo2 unplaced genomic scaffold, BU_Bcop_v1 contig_350, whole genome shotgun sequence, a genomic segment contains:
- the LOC119081135 gene encoding uncharacterized protein LOC119081135: MNSLIFGNGLQDKDKSIMQVLAYTGENIAIPKMEYWHCLIGAPLKRTFTLAVTNISEMDFNDQITYFKEGEFSTTKYSQENNNGSHFAVALIKYLLDINHLEPELEEYLHPSNSKLHALQLMQTRTEEIMENGFPFQSYNHIITHEPSQHKRFMLFFKICIKILELKAGLLSVNSSNAHA; this comes from the exons ACAGTTTGATATTTGGAAATGGATTGCAG GACAAAGACAAAAGTATCATGCAGGTGTTAGCTTATACGGGAGAGAATATTGCTATACCAAAGATGGAATATTGGCATTGCCTCAT CGGAGCGCCGTTGAAGAGAACATTTACTCTAGCTGTGACGAATATCTCTGAAATGGATTTCAATGATCAAATCACCTACTTTAAAGAAGGAGAATTTTCAACCACCAAATATTCgcaagaaaataataatggcAGTCACTTTGCTGTAGCTCTGATTAAGTATCTTCTAGACATCAATCATTTGGAACCGGAATTAGAAGAATATCTTCATCCATCTAATAGCAA ATTACACGCCTTGCAGCTAATGCAGACACGAACCGaagaaattatggaaaatggttttccaTTCCAATCGTATAACCACATTATTACCCATGAGCCTTCACAGCACAAAcgttttatgttgtttttcaaaatctgtattaaaattcttgaattaaAAGCAG GTTTATTATCTGTAAACAGTTCCAATGCACACGCATAA